In Tachysurus fulvidraco isolate hzauxx_2018 chromosome 3, HZAU_PFXX_2.0, whole genome shotgun sequence, a single window of DNA contains:
- the LOC113648450 gene encoding uncharacterized protein LOC113648450 isoform X3 — MFPTLVVAGAAAAGAFYYMKRRGDGESTTESTDTSPTHAVKSDFICDKHAAPVQTTAPVDSSLLDPSSLILEAGVCSDDPEAFLDELERRYEKAMELNRQLERKNSYITVKEKILLEHLSKSRIGYKDLRNEREQEKLCLAKAMQSRARMENENIELLSRMSTLRCSMRQLKEEFAEARRKITERREQEQDRTFKTSDLSPNLTHTEQRLVMSLIESETKISNVMKEKFMLEKARAKLCDQVSALRRTVKELEEMLSDSERKFDAVKQENEQLMQIHNILKMRYKRMLESITQCNMFLMNYYKEDEVFLRTPGHCQGHV; from the exons ATGTTCCCAACGCTGGTGGTGGCTGGAGCTGCGGCCGCAGGAGCTTTTTATTATATGAAGAGACGTGGAGATGGAGAAAGTACGACGGAGTCGACGGATACATCTCCTACTCATG ctgtcaaatcagattttatttgtgacaaacatgcag cTCCAGTACAGACAACAGCACCTGTAGACTCTTCCCTTTTGGATCCCAGCTCCTTGATTTTAGAGGCTGGGGTCTGTAGTGACGACCCTGAG GCCTTTTTGGATGAACTCGAGAGGAGATATGAGAAGGCGATGGAGCTGAACAGACAGTTGGAGAGGAAAAACTCCTACATCACAGTCAAAGAGAAGATCCTGCTAGAACACCTCTCTAAGAGCCGGATCGGCTATAAAGACCTCAGGAAT GAGCGTGAGCAAGAGAAGCTCTGTCTGGCCAAAGCGATGCAGTCCAGGGCTAGGATGGAGAACGAGAACATTGAACTGCTCTCTCGGATGAGTACACTGCGGTGCTCCATGCGTCAATTAAAGGAAGAATTTGCTGAAGCACGCAGGAAGATTACTGAAAGAAGG GAGCAGGAGCAAGACAGGACTTTTAAAACTTCGGATCTCAGTCCAAATTTAACGCACACCGAGCAAAGACTTGTA ATGTCTCTGATTGAAAGTGAGACTAAGATCTCGAATGTGATGAAGGAAAAATTTATGTTGGAGAAAGCACGAGCTAAATTGTGTGACCAAGTGTCTGCACTGCGACGCACAGTGAAGGAGCTGGAGGAAATGCTCTCTGATTCCGAGAGGAAGTTTGACGCTGTAAAGCAG GAGAATGAACAACTGATGCAAATTCACAATATTCTGAAGATGAGGTACAAAAGGATGCTGGAGTCTATAACACAGTGCAATATGTTCCTAATG AACTATTACAAAGAGGATGAAGTGTTTCTCCGAACCCCAGGTCACTGTCAGGGGCATGTTTAA
- the LOC113648450 gene encoding coiled-coil domain-containing protein 89-like isoform X1, producing MFPTLVVAGAAAAGAFYYMKRRGDGESTTESTDTSPTHAVKSDFICDKHAAPVQTTAPVDSSLLDPSSLILEAGVCSDDPEAFLDELERRYEKAMELNRQLERKNSYITVKEKILLEHLSKSRIGYKDLRNKHEQVVQAHRNMTVHYNRMKKEYNELKTEREQEKLCLAKAMQSRARMENENIELLSRMSTLRCSMRQLKEEFAEARRKITERREQEQDRTFKTSDLSPNLTHTEQRLVMSLIESETKISNVMKEKFMLEKARAKLCDQVSALRRTVKELEEMLSDSERKFDAVKQENEQLMQIHNILKMRYKRMLESITQCNMFLMNYYKEDEVFLRTPGHCQGHV from the exons ATGTTCCCAACGCTGGTGGTGGCTGGAGCTGCGGCCGCAGGAGCTTTTTATTATATGAAGAGACGTGGAGATGGAGAAAGTACGACGGAGTCGACGGATACATCTCCTACTCATG ctgtcaaatcagattttatttgtgacaaacatgcag cTCCAGTACAGACAACAGCACCTGTAGACTCTTCCCTTTTGGATCCCAGCTCCTTGATTTTAGAGGCTGGGGTCTGTAGTGACGACCCTGAG GCCTTTTTGGATGAACTCGAGAGGAGATATGAGAAGGCGATGGAGCTGAACAGACAGTTGGAGAGGAAAAACTCCTACATCACAGTCAAAGAGAAGATCCTGCTAGAACACCTCTCTAAGAGCCGGATCGGCTATAAAGACCTCAGGAAT AAACATGAGCAAGTTGTTCAGGCACACAGAAACATGACGGTGCACTACAACAGGATGAAGAAAGAGTACAACGAGTTAAAAACA GAGCGTGAGCAAGAGAAGCTCTGTCTGGCCAAAGCGATGCAGTCCAGGGCTAGGATGGAGAACGAGAACATTGAACTGCTCTCTCGGATGAGTACACTGCGGTGCTCCATGCGTCAATTAAAGGAAGAATTTGCTGAAGCACGCAGGAAGATTACTGAAAGAAGG GAGCAGGAGCAAGACAGGACTTTTAAAACTTCGGATCTCAGTCCAAATTTAACGCACACCGAGCAAAGACTTGTA ATGTCTCTGATTGAAAGTGAGACTAAGATCTCGAATGTGATGAAGGAAAAATTTATGTTGGAGAAAGCACGAGCTAAATTGTGTGACCAAGTGTCTGCACTGCGACGCACAGTGAAGGAGCTGGAGGAAATGCTCTCTGATTCCGAGAGGAAGTTTGACGCTGTAAAGCAG GAGAATGAACAACTGATGCAAATTCACAATATTCTGAAGATGAGGTACAAAAGGATGCTGGAGTCTATAACACAGTGCAATATGTTCCTAATG AACTATTACAAAGAGGATGAAGTGTTTCTCCGAACCCCAGGTCACTGTCAGGGGCATGTTTAA
- the LOC113648470 gene encoding uncharacterized protein LOC113648470 encodes MIHVIEALLVTVGAAAAGVFFYMRRRGDRESTTESTDTSPTQAPVQTAAPVDSSLMDPSSFFLEAGVCSDDPEDSLDELEERFEKAMELNSELDMNTSYMAVREKGPGEHISQIQKGYRYLRRRHKKVAKAHRNMKVHYNRMKRKYNELLKEREQDKLCLTQAMESSARLENENIDLLCEMSTLRCSMRQLQDELAETQRIFAEKNKQEQVFWDESSDHGPNLTHNEEILVVYLTESQDNLRKMIKINSMLDQERVNLCDQLCALRHTVKELEEMLSDSERKYDAVKQENEQLMQIHNILKMRYKRMLESITQCNTFLMNYYKEDEVFL; translated from the exons ATGATACATGTCATAGAGGCGCTGCTGGTTACGGTTGGAGCTGCGGCCGCAGGAGTCTTTTTTTATATGAGGAGACGTGGGGATCGAGAAAGTACGACGGAGTCAACGGATACATCTCCTACCCAAG CTCCAGTACAGACAGCAGCACCTGTAGACTCTTCCTTGATGGATCCCAGCTCCTTCTTTTTAGAGGCTGGGGTTTGTAGTGACGACCCTGAG GACTCTTTGGATGAACTCGAGGAGAGATTTGAAAAGGCGATGGAGCTGAACAGTGAGTTGGATATGAACACCTCCTACATGGCAGTCAGAGAGAAGGGACCGGGAGAACACATCTCTCAGATCCAGAAAGGCTATAGATACCTCAGGAGG AGACACAAGAAAGTTGCTAAGGCACACAGAAACATGAAGGTGCACTACAACAGGATGAAGAGAAAGTACAATGAGTTACTAAAG GAGCGTGAGCAAGACAAACTCTGTCTGACTCAAGCGATGGAGTCCAGCGCTAGGCTTGAGAATGAGAACATTGACCTGCTCTGTGAGATGAGCACATTGCGGTGCTCCATGCGTCAATTACAGGACGAACTTGCTGAAACACAGAGGATATttgctgaaaaaaat AAGCAGGAGCAAGTCTTCTGGGATGAATCGTCAGATCACGGTCCAAATTTAACGCACAATGAAGAGATACTCGTG GTGTATCTGACTGAAAGTCAGGATAACCTCCGGAAAATGATAAAGATAAATTCTATGTTGGACCAAGAGAGAGTTAACCTGTGTGACCAATTGTGTGCACTGCGACACACGGTGAAGGAGCTGGAGGAAATGCTCTCTGATTCCGAGAGGAAGTATGACGCTGTAAAGCAG GAGAATGAACAACTGATGCAAATTCACAATATTCTGAAGATGAGGTACAAAAGGATGCTGGAGTCTATAACACAGTGCAATACGTTCCTAATG AACTATTACAAAGAGGACGAAGTGTTTCTCTGA
- the LOC113648450 gene encoding coiled-coil domain-containing protein 89-like isoform X2 yields the protein MFPTLVVAGAAAAGAFYYMKRRGDGESTTESTDTSPTHAPVQTTAPVDSSLLDPSSLILEAGVCSDDPEAFLDELERRYEKAMELNRQLERKNSYITVKEKILLEHLSKSRIGYKDLRNKHEQVVQAHRNMTVHYNRMKKEYNELKTEREQEKLCLAKAMQSRARMENENIELLSRMSTLRCSMRQLKEEFAEARRKITERREQEQDRTFKTSDLSPNLTHTEQRLVMSLIESETKISNVMKEKFMLEKARAKLCDQVSALRRTVKELEEMLSDSERKFDAVKQENEQLMQIHNILKMRYKRMLESITQCNMFLMNYYKEDEVFLRTPGHCQGHV from the exons ATGTTCCCAACGCTGGTGGTGGCTGGAGCTGCGGCCGCAGGAGCTTTTTATTATATGAAGAGACGTGGAGATGGAGAAAGTACGACGGAGTCGACGGATACATCTCCTACTCATG cTCCAGTACAGACAACAGCACCTGTAGACTCTTCCCTTTTGGATCCCAGCTCCTTGATTTTAGAGGCTGGGGTCTGTAGTGACGACCCTGAG GCCTTTTTGGATGAACTCGAGAGGAGATATGAGAAGGCGATGGAGCTGAACAGACAGTTGGAGAGGAAAAACTCCTACATCACAGTCAAAGAGAAGATCCTGCTAGAACACCTCTCTAAGAGCCGGATCGGCTATAAAGACCTCAGGAAT AAACATGAGCAAGTTGTTCAGGCACACAGAAACATGACGGTGCACTACAACAGGATGAAGAAAGAGTACAACGAGTTAAAAACA GAGCGTGAGCAAGAGAAGCTCTGTCTGGCCAAAGCGATGCAGTCCAGGGCTAGGATGGAGAACGAGAACATTGAACTGCTCTCTCGGATGAGTACACTGCGGTGCTCCATGCGTCAATTAAAGGAAGAATTTGCTGAAGCACGCAGGAAGATTACTGAAAGAAGG GAGCAGGAGCAAGACAGGACTTTTAAAACTTCGGATCTCAGTCCAAATTTAACGCACACCGAGCAAAGACTTGTA ATGTCTCTGATTGAAAGTGAGACTAAGATCTCGAATGTGATGAAGGAAAAATTTATGTTGGAGAAAGCACGAGCTAAATTGTGTGACCAAGTGTCTGCACTGCGACGCACAGTGAAGGAGCTGGAGGAAATGCTCTCTGATTCCGAGAGGAAGTTTGACGCTGTAAAGCAG GAGAATGAACAACTGATGCAAATTCACAATATTCTGAAGATGAGGTACAAAAGGATGCTGGAGTCTATAACACAGTGCAATATGTTCCTAATG AACTATTACAAAGAGGATGAAGTGTTTCTCCGAACCCCAGGTCACTGTCAGGGGCATGTTTAA